The Macrobrachium rosenbergii isolate ZJJX-2024 chromosome 46, ASM4041242v1, whole genome shotgun sequence genome has a window encoding:
- the LOC136830448 gene encoding dnaJ homolog subfamily C member 3-like encodes MTAHSEVNVVLKSLMALILTRSVIPLKQRIWIQNIGLFIIKIAVALALGGFVGHVHQYIEGQKTLQIAQDPTAPMDDDDNEICTAGKISLFKEEMEDGKEETCFLLDEINTTNEEYLDEVMEGQQNCEKPGRHRDLAEQENKRLMKKIEELEEALIQKSKEVVNLNDQLAAKEEECHRNGKQLEELRSQAVDNDFYCGYLEEKVKAHEAERKRRIEATTELDERLLASQPEVSVLARNPDLDRNHGDEAQKSLGLQQKVHAPEETVQPVQHENEKRKKKKKLAKRKCKETVMNNCIANEKHNNIVLMEETKGIGNVFCKLGNLQQASECFLKVLHMDDDQVDCRIKLGFCLLLLGRHSEAVVQFEKLKDREDLVAAAKTLQKMQRHGCPYYILGVPEDATSKEIEWAYRKRALKFNPDKCRGSNEERERLEEIMQKINFANNLLCDADERKEYNAVRESIKDLADKAFQDPQFPESKVILV; translated from the coding sequence ATGACTGCACATAGTGAAGTTAACGTTGTTTTGAAAAGCTTAATGGCTCTGATCCTTACCAGATCAGTGATACCTCTTAAGCAAAGAATTTGGATCCAGAACAttggattatttattattaagattgCGGTAGCTCTTGCCCTGGGAGGATTTGTTGGCCACGTACATCAGTACATTGAAGGCCAGAAGACTCTCCAGATTGCTCAAGACCCTACCGCACCGATGGACGATGACGACAACGAAATCTGCACTGCCGGAAAGATCTCTCTCTTCAAGGAGGAAATGGAAGATGGTAAGGAGGAGACTTGTTTCCTCCTTGATGAAATCAACACCACGAACGAAGAATATCTCGACGAAGTAATGGAAGGACAGCAAAACTGTGAAAAGCCAGGAAGACATCGCGACCTTGCTGAACAGGAGAATAAACGGCTGATGAAGAAAATCGAGGAACTGGAGGAAGCATTGATCCAGAAGTCCAAGGAAGTAGTAAATCTAAACGACCAACTTGCAGCTAAAGAGGAAGAATGTCACAGGAACGGAAAACAACTGGAGGAACTGCGCTCTCAAGCTGTGGACAATGACTTCTACTGTGGCTACCTCGAAGAGAAGGTGAAGGCCCACGAAGCCGAGAGGAAAAGACGGATCGAGGCGACCACAGAGCTCGACGAGAGATTGCTTGCCTCACAGCCAGAAGTCTCTGTTCTCGCAAGAAATCCTGATCTAGATAGAAATCACGGTGATGAGGCACAGAAGAGTCTAGGTCTACAGCAGAAGGTCCATGCCCCGGAAGAAACAGTTCAGCCCGTTCAACACGAGAATgaaaaacggaagaagaagaagaagttagcgaaaagaaaatgcaaagagaCCGTGATGAATAATTGTATcgcaaatgaaaaacataacaataTCGTTTTGAtggaagagaccaaaggaatAGGAAACGTATTCTGTAAGCTTGGAAACCTTCAACAAGCAAGCGAATGTTTCCTCAAAGTACTGCATATGGACGACGATCAAGTGGACTGCAGGATAAAACTCGGATTCTGTCTTTTGTTGCTTGGCAGACACAGTGAAGCTGTAGTCCAGTTTGAGAAATTGAAGGATCGAGAAGATTTGGTTGCGGCCGCAAAGACCCTGCAAAAAATGCAACGCCATGGCTGCCCATACTACATCTTAGGTGTTCCAGAGGATGCGACTTCGAAGGAGATAGAGTGGGCCTACAGGAAGCGGGCACTCAAGTTCAACCCTGACAAGTGCCGCGGGTCCAACGAAGAGCGAGAACGCTTGGAGGAAATTATGCAGAAGATCAACTTTGCCAACAATCTCCTCTGTGATGCCGACGAAAGAAAAGAATACAACGCTGTCAGGGAGTCGATCAAGGACTTGGCAGATAAAGCGTTCCAAGATCCTCAGTTTCCCGAAAGTAAAGTGATTCTGGTGTAG